In Micromonospora ferruginea, the sequence ACGGGCCCTCGGGCAGCCGCTCGCCCGGCTCCAGGTAGCCCTCCAGCACGATCTGCGCGTGCGCCGGCACCTGCAACGGGACGGTCAGGCAGTCGACCATCTCCACCCGCTCGCCGCGCAGGAACCCGGCGAACAGGTATTCGTCGATGTCGGCGGGGAGCGGCGCGCTGGCCGCGTAGGCGACCGCCGGGTCGGCGCCGATGGCGACCGCCACCGGCAGCCGCTGGCCGAGCCGCTCGGCGACCGCGTGGTGCGCGGTGGAGTTCTTGTGGATCTGCCAGTGCATGCCGAGCGTGTTCCGGCCGTGCTGCTGGAGCCGGTAGAGGCCGAGGTTGCGCTTGCCGGTCTCCGGGTGCTTGGTGTGGGTCAGCCCGAAGTTGTGGAAGATGCCGCCGTCGCCCGGCCAGACCTGCAACCCGGGCAGCCGGTTGAGGTCGACGTCGTCGCCCCGGTAGACCACCTGCTGGCAGGGGGCGGTCTTCACCTTCTTCGGCGGCATGGACTTGAGCTGCATCACCTTGCCGAGCCCGCCCATCATGCCGGCGAAGCCCTGCGGCAGCTCCGGCTTGAGCATCTCGCCGATCCGCTCGCCGATCTCGTCCAGCCGCTCGACGCCGAGCGCCATCGCCATCCGCTTCTCGGTGCCGAACAGGTTGACCGCGACCGGCATCTCGCCCCGGGTGGGCCGTTCGAAGAGCAGGGCCGGCCCCGAGGCACGGACGGTGCGGGTGACCACCTCGCTCATCTCCAGCGTCGGGTCGACCGGGACGCTCACCCGGCGCAGTTCGCCCGCGCGCTCCAGGGCCGCGAGGAAGTCCTTGAGGTCGTTGTACGGGAACCCACGCATCACCCCATCCTCCCCCACCCCGCTGGGGTGTAAGGAGGGGCCCCTTCTTAACGCATTCGGTAGAGGCGGGGCCCCCGCTTAACATCCCGGCGGTCGGGTAGTCGGCGGCATGGGCGGCGAACGGGTGCCAGCGGGGTTCACCGAGCAGCGGGCACAGGTCGGCGAGGTGGCCTGGAACTACGTCCGGGGCGGCCGGGGGCCCACGCTGGTGCTGCTGCACGGCTACCCCCAGTGCTGGCGCATGTGGCGGCACCTGCTGCCGGAGCTGGCCAGGTCGTACGAGGTGATCGCCCCGGACCTGCGCGGCTTCGGGGCCAGCGACGCCCCACCCGGCGGGTACGACAAGAGGACGGTCGCCGCCGACCTGCACCGGCTGCTCACCGACCTCGGCCTGGCCGAGGAGATCCGGCTGGTCGGCCACGACCTCGGCACCATGGTCGCGTACGCCTACGCGGCCGCCCACCCCGACTCCGTCGCCCGGCTGGTGCTGAGCGAGGCGCCGATCCCGGACGAGAGCATCTACACGATCCCCGCGTTGACCGAAGCCGGCCCGGCGGTGTGGAACTTCGGCTTCTTCAACCTCGCCAACGGCCTGCCCGAGCAACTCGTCGCCGGCCGGGAGGCGGTCTGGGTCGACCGGTTCACCGACTCGATCATGGCGATCAAGGGCAGCCTGGGCCCGGACGACATCGAGGAGTACGCGGGACACCTGCGCGACGAGGCGCACCTGCGGGCCAGCTTCGGCTATTTCCGGGCGTTCGGCCAGGACGTCGCGGACAACACGGCGTACCGGGGCACGAAGCTGCCGATGCCGGTGCTCGCCATCGGCGCGCAGGCCAGCCTGGGCGGGCAGGTGGCCGAGCAGGTCCGCCGCTATGCCGACCAGGTCACCGGCGCGGTGGTCGAGGACTGCGGCCACTGGCTCTTCGAGGAGCAGCCGGCGAAGCTCGCCGCCCTCCTGCTGCCGTTCCTGCGGTGAGGCCCGGCTCAGGCGGCCGGCGTCCAGGCGTACTGCTGGAGGGGTTCGTCGACCGGCGCGGCGGTGAGCCGGTTCGCGAACGTCGAGATGGTGTACGTGCCGACGCCGAGCACGACGTCGAGCGCGTGCCGTGGCTGCCAGCCGGCGGCGAGGAAGGCGTCCAGCGCGGGGTCGCCCACCGCGCCCCGGTGGTCGAGCACGGCGACGGTGAACCGGCGCAGCGCCTCCAGGCGGGGCTCGGGCAGCGCCTCGCCGGCCCGCAGCGCGTCGATCAGCGCGGGCTCGGCGCCGTGCCGGGTGAGCGTCGCGGTGTGCATGGCGACGCAGAGGTGGCACCGGTTGCGGGTGGCGACGGTCAGCACGACCACCTCGCGGGCGACCGGGTCGAGGTCG encodes:
- a CDS encoding alpha/beta fold hydrolase yields the protein MGGERVPAGFTEQRAQVGEVAWNYVRGGRGPTLVLLHGYPQCWRMWRHLLPELARSYEVIAPDLRGFGASDAPPGGYDKRTVAADLHRLLTDLGLAEEIRLVGHDLGTMVAYAYAAAHPDSVARLVLSEAPIPDESIYTIPALTEAGPAVWNFGFFNLANGLPEQLVAGREAVWVDRFTDSIMAIKGSLGPDDIEEYAGHLRDEAHLRASFGYFRAFGQDVADNTAYRGTKLPMPVLAIGAQASLGGQVAEQVRRYADQVTGAVVEDCGHWLFEEQPAKLAALLLPFLR
- a CDS encoding menaquinone biosynthesis decarboxylase translates to MRGFPYNDLKDFLAALERAGELRRVSVPVDPTLEMSEVVTRTVRASGPALLFERPTRGEMPVAVNLFGTEKRMAMALGVERLDEIGERIGEMLKPELPQGFAGMMGGLGKVMQLKSMPPKKVKTAPCQQVVYRGDDVDLNRLPGLQVWPGDGGIFHNFGLTHTKHPETGKRNLGLYRLQQHGRNTLGMHWQIHKNSTAHHAVAERLGQRLPVAVAIGADPAVAYAASAPLPADIDEYLFAGFLRGERVEMVDCLTVPLQVPAHAQIVLEGYLEPGERLPEGPFGDHTGFYTPVEPFPVLHIEAMTMQRDPVYHSIVTSQPPQEDHGLGKATERIFAPLLRFLIPDIVDYDLPAAGVFHNCAIVSIRKRYPKHAQKVMNAIWGAHMMSLTKLIVIVDEDCDVHDYNEVAFRAFGNVDYARDLLLTEGPVDHLDHASYQQFWGGKAGVDATRKLPEEGYSRGWPEEMRMSPEVVSLVDKRWQEYGIR
- a CDS encoding carboxymuconolactone decarboxylase family protein, with amino-acid sequence MSRFTAYDTETAPAAARPVMAGVRRTLGHLPAAVGLMAGSPELLKGFLAANAAFEATDLDPVAREVVVLTVATRNRCHLCVAMHTATLTRHGAEPALIDALRAGEALPEPRLEALRRFTVAVLDHRGAVGDPALDAFLAAGWQPRHALDVVLGVGTYTISTFANRLTAAPVDEPLQQYAWTPAA